A window of the Desulfobacula toluolica Tol2 genome harbors these coding sequences:
- a CDS encoding helix-turn-helix domain-containing protein, whose amino-acid sequence MASTPSINHELQLAREFVQYTDSHIFLTGKAGTGKTTFLHDLKKDTAKRMIITAPTGVAAINAGGVTLHSFFQLAFGPFIPGSDAYENNRQRMFRFSKEKKRIIKSLDLLVIDEISMVRADLLDSVDSVLRQHRRNDQPFGGVQLLMIGDLHQLSPVAKQDEWKLLQQYYDSVYFFSSHALARTKLLTIELKHIYRQSDVRFIELLNRVRNNRLDADSIKKLNQRYIENHTPEKDQGYITLTTHNSSADTINRTRLAELAGKEYRFNAKISGDFPEHTYPTPGSLVLKEEAQVMFLRNDNSAEKRYYNGKIGKITDISMERISIACPDEAEEIEVEPVEWENIKYTVNEENKEIQEEIIGKFKQFPLKPAWAITVHKSQGLTFDKAVIDVNSAFAHGQVYVALSRCKTFEGMVLSSPIPSQGIETDDAVLDFVETARQAPPSDDLLRTAKISFQQKLIMECFDFQLLHNRLNYLVRLLLGNANLVQLSGITDMGRLQEMAWKNIFTVSEKFKQQLRTIFEDNSLPETTDYLQERTRKASAWFQEQFSLIFDDLVQKFQVETDNKELAKKIANALNNLKQDIIIKRAGIQSCENTFSPSHYLRSISKAELDFTPEKIKKAQAPAYSASDIEHPELFQQLKDWRTRTARAHGIAHFQVLHQRILIQIAVSLPDTEAELKKISGVGKKTLEKYGKEILAQVVEYRKNHGIEKVILPEPKNIPEKKNSPGKPTGASNTMQTSFDMFNKGMAIADIAEERGLVESTIQGHLCFFIENSQLDINKVLSPDKQNAIEAALAKGPADSFKAVKQNLGDGFSYGDIKLMLAHQKHLESKKN is encoded by the coding sequence ATGGCATCCACACCATCAATAAACCATGAACTTCAGCTGGCCCGGGAATTTGTTCAATACACGGACAGCCATATTTTTTTAACGGGAAAAGCCGGCACCGGCAAAACCACATTTTTGCATGACCTGAAAAAAGATACTGCAAAACGAATGATCATAACCGCCCCTACCGGGGTTGCAGCCATTAATGCCGGCGGTGTCACCTTGCATTCTTTTTTTCAGCTGGCCTTTGGACCTTTCATTCCGGGCAGTGATGCCTATGAAAACAACCGGCAGCGCATGTTCAGATTCAGCAAAGAAAAAAAACGGATTATCAAGAGTCTTGATTTGCTGGTGATTGACGAAATCAGCATGGTACGGGCTGATTTGCTGGATTCAGTGGATTCGGTACTTCGGCAGCACCGCCGAAATGATCAGCCGTTTGGCGGTGTTCAGCTGCTCATGATCGGGGATCTGCACCAGCTCTCGCCTGTGGCAAAACAAGATGAATGGAAGCTTTTACAGCAATATTATGACTCGGTTTATTTTTTCAGCAGCCATGCCCTTGCCCGGACAAAATTGCTGACCATTGAATTAAAGCATATTTACCGGCAATCCGACGTCAGGTTTATCGAACTGCTTAACCGGGTCCGCAACAACCGGCTTGATGCCGACTCAATCAAAAAATTAAACCAGAGGTATATTGAAAACCATACCCCTGAAAAAGACCAGGGCTATATCACACTGACCACCCATAACAGCAGTGCCGACACCATCAATAGAACCCGGCTTGCAGAATTGGCAGGAAAAGAATATCGTTTTAACGCCAAAATTTCCGGGGATTTTCCCGAACATACCTACCCTACCCCGGGTTCCCTGGTACTCAAAGAGGAAGCACAAGTCATGTTTCTTCGCAATGACAACTCTGCTGAAAAGCGATATTACAACGGTAAAATCGGAAAAATAACAGATATTTCCATGGAACGGATCAGCATTGCCTGCCCTGACGAAGCAGAAGAGATTGAGGTTGAACCCGTTGAATGGGAAAACATCAAATATACGGTAAATGAGGAAAACAAGGAGATCCAGGAGGAGATTATCGGCAAATTCAAACAATTTCCCCTGAAACCGGCCTGGGCCATAACTGTCCACAAAAGCCAGGGATTGACCTTTGACAAGGCAGTCATTGATGTCAACTCAGCTTTTGCCCATGGCCAGGTTTATGTGGCTTTAAGCAGGTGTAAAACTTTTGAGGGCATGGTTTTGAGTTCTCCGATCCCCTCCCAGGGCATTGAAACAGATGATGCTGTCCTGGACTTTGTTGAAACGGCCAGGCAGGCCCCGCCCTCTGATGACCTGCTCCGGACTGCAAAAATATCCTTTCAGCAAAAACTGATCATGGAATGCTTTGATTTTCAATTGCTGCACAACCGTCTCAACTATCTTGTCCGGCTTTTGCTGGGCAATGCCAACCTGGTTCAGTTGTCCGGCATAACCGATATGGGCCGTTTGCAGGAAATGGCCTGGAAAAATATTTTTACGGTCAGTGAAAAATTCAAACAGCAATTGCGTACCATTTTTGAAGATAACAGCCTGCCGGAAACAACTGATTATCTTCAAGAACGGACCCGCAAAGCATCCGCATGGTTCCAGGAACAGTTCTCATTGATTTTTGATGATCTTGTTCAAAAATTCCAGGTAGAGACAGACAACAAAGAACTTGCCAAAAAAATTGCCAATGCTTTAAACAATCTAAAGCAAGACATTATTATCAAACGCGCCGGCATCCAATCTTGTGAAAACACATTTTCGCCGTCCCATTATTTACGATCCATATCCAAGGCCGAGCTTGACTTTACCCCTGAAAAAATAAAAAAAGCCCAGGCCCCTGCCTACAGTGCTTCAGACATTGAGCATCCGGAACTATTCCAGCAGCTTAAAGACTGGCGGACAAGAACAGCCAGGGCTCACGGCATTGCCCATTTCCAGGTTCTCCACCAAAGAATATTGATCCAGATAGCAGTCAGCTTACCAGACACAGAAGCAGAACTGAAAAAAATAAGCGGTGTTGGCAAAAAAACCCTGGAAAAATACGGCAAAGAAATCTTGGCACAGGTTGTGGAATATCGTAAAAATCATGGGATAGAAAAGGTTATACTGCCGGAACCAAAAAACATACCAGAAAAAAAAAACTCCCCAGGAAAACCCACAGGCGCATCAAACACAATGCAGACAAGCTTTGACATGTTCAATAAGGGAATGGCCATTGCCGACATTGCCGAAGAAAGGGGTCTTGTGGAAAGCACCATCCAGGGTCACCTGTGTTTTTTTATAGAAAACAGCCAATTGGATATCAACAAAGTACTCTCGCCTGACAAACAAAACGCCATCGAAGCTGCACTGGCAAAAGGCCCGGCAGATTCCTTCAAAGCCGTCAAACAAAATCTGGGAGACGGTTTTTCATATGGTGATATCAAACTTATGCTGGCACACCAGAAGCACCTGGAATCAAAAAAAAATTAA
- a CDS encoding PaaI family thioesterase, with protein MEQKAFQDYYSDDFSQCYGCGKLNEHGLQIKSYWDGDETVARFSPKEYHTATSRFVYGGLIASLVDCHGTGSASAAVYRQEGRDMDTQPSIRFVTASIKVDYLAPTPLGVELEARGKIAQIKGKKVVVDIRVLANGQTCATGSVVAVRMPETMMIK; from the coding sequence ATGGAACAAAAAGCATTTCAAGATTATTATTCAGATGATTTCAGCCAATGCTATGGCTGCGGCAAACTAAATGAACACGGATTACAGATCAAAAGCTATTGGGACGGAGACGAGACTGTTGCAAGATTTTCTCCCAAAGAATACCACACAGCCACATCCAGATTCGTATATGGCGGATTGATCGCGTCCCTGGTTGATTGCCACGGAACAGGATCGGCATCAGCAGCAGTTTATCGACAAGAAGGCCGGGACATGGATACTCAACCCAGCATACGGTTTGTAACAGCTTCCATAAAAGTTGATTATCTTGCACCCACCCCTTTGGGAGTGGAACTTGAAGCACGAGGTAAAATAGCGCAAATTAAAGGAAAAAAAGTGGTGGTTGATATCAGGGTGCTTGCAAACGGTCAAACTTGTGCAACAGGAAGTGTGGTGGCAGTCAGAATGCCGGAAACCATGATGATAAAATAA
- a CDS encoding DsrE family protein produces the protein MTNQKSVIFAFRGDPLCFIHVLLNGIDLHERGQEGLIIIEGEAVTLIPQMAKPEHFLSTLYQKAKKLGLLHGACKACSAKLKVEKEIEKQGIPFIGDMSGHPSMGEFIEKGYQIITF, from the coding sequence ATGACAAATCAAAAATCAGTGATTTTTGCATTCCGGGGCGACCCACTGTGTTTTATTCATGTTCTTCTCAATGGCATTGATCTTCATGAACGCGGCCAGGAAGGCTTGATCATCATTGAAGGGGAAGCGGTTACACTAATTCCTCAAATGGCCAAACCAGAACATTTTCTTTCAACCCTTTATCAGAAAGCAAAAAAACTGGGCCTTTTGCACGGAGCCTGCAAGGCATGCTCAGCTAAACTTAAAGTTGAAAAAGAGATTGAAAAACAAGGCATTCCTTTTATAGGTGACATGTCAGGTCACCCTTCCATGGGAGAATTTATTGAAAAGGGATACCAGATCATTACATTTTAA
- a CDS encoding adenosine-specific kinase: MELKTITIENPDELNFILGHSHFIKTVEDIHEAIVCTVPNAKFGVAFCEASIERLVRYSGTDEDLIELAKKNAFELSAGHSFIIFMKDMFPINILNTIKNVPEVARIHCATANPVQVIVAQTDQGRGILGVIDGFSPKGIETEEDIEKRKGFLKMIGYKL, encoded by the coding sequence ATGGAACTGAAAACCATAACAATTGAAAATCCGGATGAATTAAATTTTATTCTGGGCCATTCTCATTTTATCAAAACCGTTGAAGACATTCATGAAGCTATTGTTTGTACAGTACCCAATGCAAAGTTTGGTGTGGCATTCTGTGAGGCATCCATAGAGCGCCTGGTAAGGTATAGCGGAACAGATGAAGATTTGATTGAACTTGCAAAGAAGAATGCTTTTGAACTTTCTGCAGGTCACTCTTTTATTATTTTTATGAAAGATATGTTTCCCATCAATATTCTCAATACCATTAAAAATGTACCAGAGGTTGCCAGGATTCACTGTGCAACGGCAAATCCCGTGCAGGTTATCGTGGCCCAGACAGATCAGGGACGGGGAATTCTTGGAGTGATTGACGGGTTTTCACCAAAAGGTATCGAGACTGAAGAGGATATTGAAAAAAGAAAAGGATTTTTGAAAATGATCGGGTATAAACTATAG
- a CDS encoding lysophospholipid acyltransferase family protein: protein MFKKLKFLIYTRPFIVFAYYLIRVYSLTFRLKVINEEKWQHLLKQGKPILLCAWHQQFFSAIRHFKTYSKFNPGLMISQSRDGELIAGVANRTGWHTPRGSSSRGGKKAMDAMINHLTTYKLGAHILDGPTGPIGKVKAGVIKIALETNALVVPFYTHAEHAWFFNSWDRFMLPKPFSKVVLTFGNELQFSKADTPEEFEAQRQLVETTMLPGLMLKPKKNGS, encoded by the coding sequence ATGTTTAAAAAATTAAAATTTCTTATTTATACCCGCCCCTTTATTGTTTTTGCCTATTACCTTATCCGGGTTTACAGTCTGACCTTCCGCCTTAAGGTCATCAATGAAGAAAAATGGCAACATCTGTTGAAACAGGGAAAACCAATCCTGCTTTGCGCCTGGCACCAGCAGTTTTTTTCCGCCATCCGGCATTTTAAGACCTATTCAAAATTCAATCCAGGCCTCATGATCAGTCAAAGCCGGGATGGAGAGCTTATTGCCGGGGTAGCCAATAGAACCGGGTGGCATACCCCCAGAGGTTCCTCCTCAAGGGGAGGTAAAAAAGCCATGGATGCCATGATCAATCACCTGACAACATACAAGCTTGGTGCCCATATACTTGACGGTCCCACAGGACCCATAGGAAAAGTCAAGGCCGGTGTTATTAAAATAGCTCTGGAAACAAACGCTTTAGTGGTGCCTTTTTATACCCATGCGGAACATGCCTGGTTTTTTAATTCCTGGGACAGGTTCATGCTTCCCAAGCCTTTTTCAAAGGTTGTTTTGACCTTTGGAAATGAACTGCAATTTTCCAAAGCCGACACTCCTGAAGAATTTGAAGCCCAGCGGCAGCTTGTGGAAACGACCATGCTGCCCGGACTTATGCTTAAACCCAAAAAAAATGGTTCTTGA
- a CDS encoding DEAD/DEAH box helicase: protein MPQNNLPLTGFDEMNLSPPVFSALQDVGYETPTPIQAMTIPHLIRNKDVLGQARTGTGKTAAFALPLLSRIDLDNKRPQVLVLTPTRELAIQVAESFKTYGARMKGLNVLSVYGGQSYGIQLNQLKKGVHVVVGTPGRLMDHMRKKTVSFADLFCVILDEADEMLHMGFIDDVEWILDRTPPDSQTALFSATMPRPIQKIAQKYLTSPEEFFIKPDNTELNTIKQQYWMVNGAKKAHALTRILEAVSFDGVIVFVKTKTATLELAKILEDKGFKAEALNGDLAQNARERTVNRLKNSHIDILVATDVAARGLDVDRISHVINYDMPSKVDPYVHRIGRTGRAGRTGEAILFVSRNERWMLKVIEKATKQKIQEISLPSNKTINKKRIADFKQAITQTLESKDLNVFQELLEGYAQEQDIPVVQVAAALAKLAHGDSPFLLPADKDKKTATAKPARKKQAAPKNISNNRNTTERTNKPGNTARKQTPKPMKKQTSSQKANITPTKETNIAPQEQASVPPLEKGMERYRIEVGRLHGVQAGNIVGAIANEAGLDSKHIGHININQDFSFVDLPYGMPKEIFRLLKRTWVKSQQMSISKCA, encoded by the coding sequence ATGCCCCAGAACAACTTGCCCTTGACCGGGTTTGACGAAATGAACTTGAGCCCCCCTGTGTTTTCTGCATTGCAGGATGTGGGCTATGAAACTCCAACCCCGATCCAGGCAATGACCATCCCCCATCTGATCCGGAACAAAGATGTGCTGGGCCAGGCCCGGACCGGCACCGGCAAAACAGCCGCCTTTGCCCTGCCACTGCTATCCCGGATTGACCTTGACAACAAACGGCCCCAGGTATTGGTATTGACCCCCACCCGGGAACTGGCCATCCAGGTGGCAGAATCCTTTAAGACCTATGGTGCAAGAATGAAAGGGCTGAACGTATTGTCCGTTTACGGAGGACAAAGTTACGGAATTCAGCTGAACCAGCTCAAAAAAGGCGTCCATGTGGTCGTGGGAACACCCGGCCGGCTCATGGATCATATGCGAAAAAAAACCGTGTCATTTGCAGACCTTTTTTGTGTAATCCTGGATGAGGCAGATGAAATGCTTCACATGGGCTTTATTGATGATGTGGAATGGATACTGGACAGAACGCCACCCGATTCACAAACCGCTCTTTTCTCAGCCACCATGCCCAGGCCAATCCAAAAGATTGCCCAAAAATATCTTACATCACCGGAAGAATTTTTTATCAAACCGGACAACACGGAACTTAATACCATCAAACAGCAATACTGGATGGTCAATGGAGCTAAAAAAGCGCACGCCCTGACCCGTATACTGGAGGCTGTCTCCTTTGACGGGGTGATTGTGTTTGTTAAAACCAAAACCGCAACACTTGAGCTGGCAAAAATTCTTGAAGACAAAGGATTCAAAGCCGAGGCCCTGAACGGGGATCTTGCCCAGAATGCAAGAGAACGAACCGTTAACCGGCTTAAAAACAGCCATATCGACATTCTGGTGGCAACTGATGTTGCGGCCAGGGGTCTTGATGTGGACCGAATCTCCCATGTAATTAATTATGATATGCCTTCCAAGGTTGACCCCTATGTCCACAGGATCGGCAGAACCGGCAGAGCCGGCCGGACAGGAGAAGCCATCCTGTTTGTTTCCCGAAATGAACGCTGGATGCTGAAAGTTATTGAAAAAGCCACAAAACAAAAAATTCAGGAAATCAGCCTGCCCTCCAACAAAACCATTAATAAGAAGAGAATAGCCGACTTTAAGCAGGCCATTACTCAAACCCTGGAATCAAAAGACCTGAATGTTTTTCAAGAACTGCTTGAAGGATATGCCCAGGAACAGGACATCCCTGTTGTACAGGTTGCAGCTGCCCTTGCGAAATTAGCCCATGGAGACAGCCCTTTCCTGTTGCCTGCGGATAAAGACAAAAAAACCGCAACAGCTAAGCCAGCCCGAAAAAAACAGGCTGCCCCGAAAAACATTTCAAATAACAGGAACACGACAGAAAGAACAAACAAGCCGGGTAATACAGCAAGAAAACAAACACCCAAACCAATGAAAAAACAAACCTCCTCCCAAAAAGCAAATATTACTCCCACAAAAGAAACAAACATTGCTCCCCAGGAACAAGCAAGTGTGCCACCCCTGGAAAAAGGCATGGAAAGATACCGAATTGAAGTGGGACGTCTCCACGGGGTCCAGGCTGGAAATATTGTCGGAGCCATTGCAAATGAAGCCGGTCTTGACAGCAAACACATCGGCCATATAAATATCAACCAGGATTTTTCCTTTGTGGATCTTCCATACGGTATGCCAAAAGAAATTTTCAGGCTCCTGAAAAGAACCTGGGTAAAATCCCAGCAAATGTCAATCTCAAAATGTGCCTGA